CTCCAGCACCCGGTAATAGTGGCAGTCCCGGCCATCGTCCGGGTCGTAGGGCGGGGCCAGGATGTCCAGGAAGGCGGCAGGCCCTTCCACGGCGTCGATCTGGTGCAGGTTGTCCCGGTGCGGTGTGAGGATGCAGGGGCCGCTCGCCTCGGTGTACTCGGCCCGCGAACGCAGCACGCCCGGGCGCACGGCTTCTCGCTCCCGGGGCTGCAGCGGCGGCTCGAACTGCTGCTCGGGCGGCAAGGCCCGCGGCCGTTGCCCGCCGCCCGCGTCTAGCTTGTCCATGCAGCTGATGCGCACGGTGCCGTATAGCACCTTGAGCATGCCGTGCATGCCCGGGTGGTCGTGCAGCGGGATGGACGTGCCGCTCTTGAGCAGGAACACCCCCAGGCTGAAGCCGTCCGTCTCGTAGATGTGCATGTAGGTGACTGGCGGCAGGTTGGGCGGCAGCGGCTGCAGTGTGGCCTTGCGCGGGGCGATGTTCAAGTCCTCGGCGCGGAGCTGGGTCAGGAGGCTCTTCAGCTTGCTCAGGTTCTCGGGGAAGCCCGGCGGCATCGGCGCCTCCGGGCCAGAAGCCGCGCCGCGATCGGAAGCGCCGCGGCCGCCCCCGCTGCCCCGGAAGGTGAGGCAAGCCTGGCGGGCGATCCGTTGGATCAAGGAGGCCATGTTGTCTCGGGGCATGGTCGGCTGCTCCTCCGCGTGCCGGGACCGGCCGCCTCCTTTCCTCCGCCCCTTGCGGTCCCCGGCGGCCGCCACGGCTGCCCCCAGCCCGGGTCGAGGCGGGAAGCCCCGCAACCCCCGGCCCGTCGGGCGCGCGGCACCGCCGCCAACCTCAGCAGCCACGCGCCCGCAACTGCCCGGCGCGCTCGCCTTGAGCCCCCTCTGAGCGCGCACGCGCACGCCCCACACCCCGCACTCACGCTCCGGGAGCAGATACCGGCCGCGCGGACGGTGCCAGCCTTTGCCTTACGCCCGGCGCTCCATTCATGCGGCCCGCACCTACGACGGTGGCCGGGCGCCCGGGGACCCTGCGGAGCATGCCGGGACTTGTAGTCCGGCCTTCCGCTTGAGCGCTGAGAGAGTTCAGTTTGTTGATTGGAAAATGGA
The Pongo abelii isolate AG06213 chromosome 8, NHGRI_mPonAbe1-v2.0_pri, whole genome shotgun sequence genome window above contains:
- the ADO gene encoding 2-aminoethanethiol dioxygenase, producing MPRDNMASLIQRIARQACLTFRGSGGGRGASDRGAASGPEAPMPPGFPENLSKLKSLLTQLRAEDLNIAPRKATLQPLPPNLPPVTYMHIYETDGFSLGVFLLKSGTSIPLHDHPGMHGMLKVLYGTVRISCMDKLDAGGGQRPRALPPEQQFEPPLQPREREAVRPGVLRSRAEYTEASGPCILTPHRDNLHQIDAVEGPAAFLDILAPPYDPDDGRDCHYYRVLEPVRPKEASSSACDLPREVWLLETPQADDFWCEGEPYPGPKVFP